A genome region from Arachis duranensis cultivar V14167 chromosome 6, aradu.V14167.gnm2.J7QH, whole genome shotgun sequence includes the following:
- the LOC107493425 gene encoding PHD finger protein EHD3 has protein sequence MRPQQTEVCATDKVCSCRHCGGKADGTDSLICDSCEEMYHVSCIVPALKELPEKSWFCANCTAIEIRSPHDNCVVCERLNAPKSLNNIVGDESIPTNDETHNELEENSNCTYGIEVSIGRRNLPDCKICREEVDGEDVRICGHNSCPSKYYHVRCLSTKQVQSYAHCWYCPSCLCRVCLVDRDDHKIVLCDGCDHGYHIDCMEPKRTTIPKGNWFCRKCDAGIQAIRRAKKTYENFNFRTGEDVSKPKYKLGKKWKQGRELEKDGGMDMLLTAANTLKFEENLASS, from the coding sequence ATGAGACCACAGCAGACAGAAGTTTGTGCTACAGATAAAGTCTGCAGTTGCAGGCATTGTGGAGGCAAGGCAGATGGGACAGACTCCTTGATTTGTGATTCATGTGAGGAGATGTACCATGTATCTTGTATTGTGCCGGCTTTGAAGGAATTACCTGAAAAAAGCTGGTTCTGTGCCAATTGTACTGCTATTGAAATAAGATCTCCACATGATAATTGTGTGGTGTGTGAAAGGTTGAATGCCCCAAAGTCCTTGAACAACATTGTTGGTGATGAGAGCATTCCTACAAATGATGAAACACACAATGAATTGGAGGAAAATTCAAATTGTACATATGGGATCGAGGTGTCCATAGGGAGAAGAAACTTGCCTGATTGCAAAATTTGTAGGGAGGAAGTAGATGGAGAAGATGTACGGATATGCGGTCACAATTCATGCCCTAGTAAATACTATCATGTAAGGTGTTTGTCCACTAAGCAGGTCCAGTCATATGCTCACTGTTGGTACTGCCCTTCTTGTTTATGTCGAGTTTGCCTCGTTGATCGAGATGATCACAAGATTGTTCTCTGTGATGGTTGCGACCATGGATACCACATCGATTGCATGGAGCCTAAACGGACTACCATTCCAAAAGGCAACTGGTTCTGCAGAAAATGCGATGCAGGGATCCAAGCAATACGCCGGGCTAAAAAGACATATGAGAATTTCAATTTTAGAACTGGCGAAGATGTTTCAAAGCCTAAGTATAAGCTTGGTAAGAAATGGAAACAAGGACGAGAATTGGAGAAAGATGGAGGAATGGACATGCTTTTAACAGCAGCCAACACACTTAAATTTGAAGAGAACTTGGCTAGTAGCTAG